The Tigriopus californicus strain San Diego chromosome 5, Tcal_SD_v2.1, whole genome shotgun sequence genome includes a region encoding these proteins:
- the LOC131880243 gene encoding uncharacterized protein LOC131880243 — protein MSDDGKVGFRSYRNQFRRPSALGVPRGEFKDKSEYDKNYKEYEAERSNPYYQKDNLKYDGLDFGKGSELRDQYQDYQAPKPQRITKYNDNLTYEGQVETVTGYKNDYNEKKVERPKQSRPNDYLGPTGDQDFSTDKNMAFRRHSVSKPSKGRGVDDNLALSGNRETDTDYKREYGEKRGERSRAARPNDYLGPEGDQDFSTDKNMAYRRHSVSKPSKGRGVDDNLALSGNRETDTDYKREYGEKQGERSKASRPNDYLGPEGDQDFNTDKNIAYRRHSISKPYKGRGAEDNLGLSGDRETDTDYKREYGEKHGERSQASKPQDFLRPEGDRDFDTDQKLAYRGHSVSRPTKGKAQGDSLGLEGDLQNDTENKREYGKKRGERSKLTRPSDYLETVGDQDFNTDKNMAYRRHSVSKPSKNRGKNDTLGLEGDLQSDTDYRSEYGEKKGERVRGTRPVDYLEQQGDQDFITDKGIAYKNHDVSKPDRYRGKEDNLFPEGVMNDETDYRREYGEKYGDKPKAYRPEDFLALDGERNFQTDNNIVYQKHQASRPERYRAKGDNLVLEGNLEDETAYRNQFQGRGGERGILQRPGDVLGPDGEQEFYTDKQMAYQRHAVERPNKQKGRNATLAMEGDFERETDYQLEYSEKHGEKLKGHRPDDYLGPYGEQSFDTDKGIAYQKHEVSKPERYSRKGDHLIMEGDLDDRTAYKQDYQEKYGDRHKPYRPEVNLALEGDREFDTDKNIAYTRHGVGKPSKYKAKGDSLALAGDLEKESYYRQEFGEKKGQRLALTRPHDILGPEGSQDFETHISRAYQVHDVKRPERMKGHHEGLSKNEGSMDSSTKYAEDFQGTLSDRTKPIRAAHNLKPMNAPLEGTSEYDGRFLPHEQDITERAQARRPKSQLVTNSQEFEKDSETKRQFSLVQGRDDLLKRGREEQVRARRANATDNLRQNEGRLEGVSETQSKYDVKQHDNQMSKGTRKDNLTLNKAKMEDLTEAKSSFEPKYGRRSGVRKGPQPDNLKSNQDPFEGTSDTKASYGITSVSRTKPIKPRTSLQRNEGKFAEGSITKYSYDYRSGFPTKKPQKVRVGSQLRPRGGIEGQTEYADEYLKTNGERADWMAVNDLLTPFGHHSHETRHLGQVEHAL, from the exons GCAATCAATTCCGACGACCTTCAGCTTTGGGTGTCCCAAGAGGAGAATTCAAGGATAAGAGTGAATATGACAAAAATTATAAGGAGTATGAGGCTGAAAGATCCAACCCATATTATCAAAAGGACAACTTGAAGTACGACGGGCTTGACTTTGGCAAAGGATCCGAATTAAGGGATCAATACCAG GATTACCAAGCCCCAAAGCCTCAAAGAATCACTAAATACAATGACAACCTCACATATGAAGGCCAGGTAGAGACGGTAactggttacaaaaatgattacaatgagaaaaaagtgGAACGTCCCAAACAATCCCGGCCCAACGACTATCTTGGACCAACAGGAGACCAAGATTTCAGTACTGACAAAAACATGGCTTTCAGAAGACATTCCGTGAGTAAACCATCTAAAGGCAGAGGTGTGGACGACAACCTTGCTTTGTCTGGGAACAGGGAAACAGATACAGATTACAAGCGAGAGTATGGTGAGAAACGAGGAGAACGATCCAGAGCTGCACGTCCCAATGACTATCTTGGACCTGAAGGAGACCAAGATTTCAGTACTGACAAAAACATGGCTTATAGAAGACATTCCGTGAGTAAACCATCTAAAGGCAGAGGTGTGGACGACAACCTTGCTTTGTCTGGGAACAGGGAAACAGATACGGATTACAAGCGAGAGTATGGTGAGAAACAAGGAGAGCGATCCAAAGCCTCTCGTCCAAATGATTACCTTGGACCTGAAGGAGATCAAGATTTCAACACTGATAAAAACATCGCCTATAGGCGACATTCCATAAGCAAGCCATATAAAGGTCGTGGTGCAGAAGACAATTTGGGTTTGTCTGGTGATAGAGAAACAGACACGGATTATAAACGAGAATATGGCGAAAAGCATGGAGAACGCTCTCAAGCATCCAAGCCTCAAGATTTTTTACGCCCGGAAGGAGACCGGGATTTCGACACCGACCAAAAATTGGCGTACCGGGGGCATTCTGTAAGTAGGCCAACCAAAGGAAAGGCCCAAGGGGACTCCTTGGGGCTTGAAGGAGACTTGCAAAATGACACTGAGAACAAACGGGAATATGGAAAGAAGCGGGGTGAACGATCAAAACTTACCAGACCGTCAGACTACCTGGAAACCGTTGGGGATCAAGATTTCAACACTGATAAAAATATGGCCTACAGGCGACATTCAGTAAGCAAGCCATCAAAAAATCGCGGTAAGAATGACACTTTGGGCCTTGAAGGAGACTTGCAAAGTGATACTGACTATCGAAGTGAGTATGGCGAGAAAAAGGGGGAACGAGTTAGAGGCACGAGGCCTGTTGATTACCTGGAACAACAAGGTGACCAAGATTTCATCACTGATAAAGGCATCGCATACAAAAATCATGATGTAAGCAAGCCTGATCGCTACCGTGGAAAGGAGGATAACCTTTTCCCAGAGGGTGTCATGAACGACGAGACTGATTACAGGCGAGAATATGGCGAAAAATATGGCGATAAACCCAAGGCTTATCGCCCTGAGGATTTCTTAGCTCTTGACGGCGAACGGAATTTCCAAACTGACAATAACATTGTTTATCAAAAACATCAAGCGTCCAGACCTGAACGGTATCGAGCAAAAGGTGATAATTTAGTGCTGGAGGGCAACTTGGAGGATGAAACAGCCTATCGCAACCAATTTCAAGGACGAGGCGGAGAACGCGGGATATTGCAAAGACCAGGCGATGTCCTAGGACCAGACGGAGAACAAGAGTTTTATACCGACAAACAGATGGCTTACCAAAGGCATGCAGTTGAAAGGCcaaacaagcaaaaaggcCGTAACGCCACCTTGGCTATGGAGGGTGACTTTGAACGTGAAACTGATTACCAACTCGAATACAGCGAGAAGCACGGAGAAAAGCTAAAAGGTCATCGCCCAGATGATTATTTGGGGCCGTATGGTGAACAATCTTTTGATACGGACAAAGGTATCGCGTACCAAAAACACGAAGTGTCTAAACCCGAGAGATACTCCAGAAAAGGTGACCATTTGATCATGGAAGGAGATTTGGATGATCGAACAGCATACAAACAGGATTACCAAGAGAAATACGGAGATCGACACAAACCCTATAGACCCGAAGTGAACCTGGCCTTGGAGGGGGATCGAGAATTTGACACGGACAAAAACATTGCATATACCCGACACGGGGTGGGTAAACCTAGCAAATACAAGGCCAAGGGCGACAGTCTCGCTCTGGCAGGAGATCTTGAGAAAGAATCATACTATCGTCAAGAATTTGGCGAGAAGAAGGGGCAACGCTTAGCCCTAACAAGGCCTCATGACATTTTAGGCCCGGAGGGGAGTCAAGACTTCGAAACACACATTTCTCGGGCTTACCAAGTACATGATGTGAAAAGACCCGAACGTATGAAAGGACATCACGAAGGGCTGAGCAAGAATGAAGGGTCCATGGATTCCAGTACAAAGTATGCAGAAGACTTTCAAGGAACCTTGTCGGACCGAACCAAACCAATCAGGGCTGCCCATAACCTTAAACCTATGAATGCACCTTTAGAGGGTACCAGCGAGTATGACGGTCGCTTTTTGCCTCATGAGCAAGATATTACGGAACGGGCTCAGGCTAGACGTCCAAAAAGTCAGTTGGTGACAAATtctcaagaatttgaaaaggaCTCTGAGACCAAAAGGCAGTTTTCCCTCGTCCAAGGCCGGGATGACCTACTCAAACGGGGCCGAGAAGAGCAAGTCCGGGCCAGAAGAGCCAATGCAACTGACAACTTGAGGCAAAACGAAGGCCGATTGGAGGGCGTGTCGGAGACTCAATCAAAATATGACGTAAAACAACACGATAACCAGATGTCAAAAGGAACGAGGAAGGATAACCTGACGTTGAATAAGGCCAAAATGGAGGACCTTACCGAAGCGAAATCAAGctttgaaccaaaatatgGCAGACGCTCTGGCGTCAGAAAGGGCCCCCAACCAGATAATCTGAAATCCAATCAAGATCCCTTTGAGGGTACGTCCGATACTAAAGCTAGCTACGGGATCACTTCAGTGTCAAGAACAAAACCCATCAAACCACGGACAAGTCTTCAACGCAACGAGGGCAAGTTTGCCGAGGGAAGCATCACGAAATATTCTTACGACTACCGCAGTGGTTTCCCGACGAAAAAACCTCAAAAG GTCCGAGTGGGAAGTCAATTGCGTCCTAGAGGAGGTATAGAGGGTCAAACAGAATACGCAGACGAATACTTGAAGACAAACGGAGAGAGAGCTGATTGGATGGCAGTCAACGATCTCCTTACCCCATTTGGACACCATTCCCACGAAACCAGACATCTCGGTCAAGTAGAACATgccctttga